The nucleotide sequence CAGCTTATTAGCCAACCCATCAAAACCACTGCCAAAAACCCATGCTTCATGATTCTCATACGTTAGGTTGACCTTCATTGTAAAGTACCTGTAGGAGTGTTTGTCCTACGGCTTTCAGGGTTTTTGGATCAATATTATCCATATTGTCTTCCGTCGTATGCCAATCGTCGAAGAAGGTACGGCTCAGGTCGTTTACCCGGGTATGGATAATGTCGATCATAGGAAATTTGGCGGTCTCATTTACCGGCACATGGTCATCGGTGATAGCAGGCCCCTGCTGATCGATAAAGTAAGTACTGTATCCTAACTGACTGGCTGTATTCCAGACCGTACGCACCACTTCACTAGCATTTTTAGTCGAGAAACCTTCTTTGGGAAAAGTAGCGTTTTTGGCCCCTACCATATCCAGCAAAATACCAAAGTAAGCTGTGTAGTTGGGTACGTGCCGGTTCTCGGCCCAGTAGCGTGATCCCAGGCAAAAACCGGCGTAATTCCCATCACTGGTAACGGCTGATTTGCCCCAATCCTCAGCGTCGAAGAAAACGATATCGACGCCCAATTCGGGTTTATTTTTTGCTTCATGCAGTACCCTTGCTATTTCCAGCAGTACTCCTACCCCGCTCGCTCCGTCGTTGGCACCGGGTACTGCCTGGGTTTTGCGGGTCGAATCCTGGTCGGCAAAGGGGCGCGAATCCCAGTGCGAGGCTAGCATGATACGCTTGGAAGCCTGCGGCTGGTAGCTGCCTATGATGTTGCGGGCGTTGAGTTTTTTTCCGTCGTAGGTAGTGGCGACGAATTTTTGCTCCGTGACCGAGAAACCATACTGTTCCAACGTTCTTACCAGATAATCTCCGGCTTGCTCATGCGCTTTCGTATTGGGTACCCTCGGCCCGAAGGCGACCTGTTTTTCTACAAAGCCATACGCAGAATCGGCATCGAAAGTAGGAGCGGCGGCCATGGCTGTGGTTTGTTCAGTGGTTTGCTCCGAGGTGTCTTTGGTGTTGCAGGAGAGCGCGAACCCTACCAAACTCAGGGTGCATACTAGCAGACGAATTGAAGAAGAATACCGTGCTATCATCTATGCTGGAGTAGAATGTTAAAAAAATAGTATTAAAACTGAATACTGTCTCCAACCTTGATACCGTGCAAATCGGTATAGCCCGCATTGACTTCCACCACGTACTGCGCATCGGCATAGGAGGGTAAGTTTTCCTCAGAGAAGGGACGCGCGTTTTTCTGTATGGAAACGATCTTTTTATTGCTGTCCACATAGATGATATCCAGCGGAATTTGCGTGTTTTTCATCCAAAATTCCAAGGGTGCGCTTTCCTGAAAAATGAACAGCATCCCCACCGAATCGGGCATGTAAGGGCGGTACATGAGGCCCTTATTGCGCTCGGCCTCATTTTCAGCTATCTCCACGTCGATCTTTTTTATCATTTTTCCTCCGCTCAGGAAAGTGACTTCCCCTTCTTTGACAAACGAGGGGGCACTGGCCGATTCGGTAGGAATAGAGGCAACAGGTTCAGAGGATTTGCTGCGCAGGTAAGGAATAATAAGGTACCCTAAGCCACCTACCACAAAGACAGTCAATAAAATGTAAGCCGAATAAGATCTACGAGCACGCATAATGTATAAGCTGACAGCGAATGGCTATTGAACAATAGCCTATTTTTTTATTATTCTTCATACGCCCAGTCGATCCGATGCTTCATGTCGCGCACGACCAGGCCCTGATTTTTGAAATAAGAACGAACTTCGTCCACTTTGTCGTACCGCTGCGCGGCTTTGTATTCGCGGTAGAGGTTCAACATTCCTGCCAGCACAGAGGTACCTTCGGCGGTTTCTTCCTGCAAGCCCAGCACGTCCTCGAAGAAAACGACGAATTTTTCTTTCAATCTGATAAATATTACTTCGCCCAGGGCTGCACTCTTCAGTTGGTCCATGTACAACATATTGATGTACTTCAACAAATTGAAGAGATGCGCAATCGCGACGGAGGTGTTCAGATCGTCGTTCATGCCACCGTAGAAGCCCTCTAATGATTTTTCTATATCCTCGATTTTCTTCTCGTCCAAAGGTACCCCTTCCGCGGCGCTATATTCCAGGCTTTTCACAATCCTGAGCCCGTTCGCCAATCGCTTGAAGCCTTTTTGCGCCGCTTTCAGGGCATCGTTGGAGAAATCAAGCGTACTGCGGTACTGGCTTTGTAGCATGAAAAACCGTACGGTCATAGGGCTATAGGCCTGATCAAGTAACTCATGGTCGCCACTGAACAGTTGGGCGGGAAGAAACGAATTGCCGAGGGATTTGGACATCTTTTGTCCGTTGA is from Salmonirosea aquatica and encodes:
- a CDS encoding M28 family peptidase translates to MIARYSSSIRLLVCTLSLVGFALSCNTKDTSEQTTEQTTAMAAAPTFDADSAYGFVEKQVAFGPRVPNTKAHEQAGDYLVRTLEQYGFSVTEQKFVATTYDGKKLNARNIIGSYQPQASKRIMLASHWDSRPFADQDSTRKTQAVPGANDGASGVGVLLEIARVLHEAKNKPELGVDIVFFDAEDWGKSAVTSDGNYAGFCLGSRYWAENRHVPNYTAYFGILLDMVGAKNATFPKEGFSTKNASEVVRTVWNTASQLGYSTYFIDQQGPAITDDHVPVNETAKFPMIDIIHTRVNDLSRTFFDDWHTTEDNMDNIDPKTLKAVGQTLLQVLYNEGQPNV
- a CDS encoding DUF192 domain-containing protein, which produces MRARRSYSAYILLTVFVVGGLGYLIIPYLRSKSSEPVASIPTESASAPSFVKEGEVTFLSGGKMIKKIDVEIAENEAERNKGLMYRPYMPDSVGMLFIFQESAPLEFWMKNTQIPLDIIYVDSNKKIVSIQKNARPFSEENLPSYADAQYVVEVNAGYTDLHGIKVGDSIQF